One window of the Nothobranchius furzeri strain GRZ-AD chromosome 3, NfurGRZ-RIMD1, whole genome shotgun sequence genome contains the following:
- the tnnt2b gene encoding troponin T, cardiac muscle isoforms: MEKDLTELQTLIEVHFENRKKEEDELILLTDRIEKRRSERAEQMKIRAERERERQAKLAEEKARKEDEEAKKKADEDARKKMILSNLSFTGYKQAQPGTKRQTEREKKRKILNDRRKELNIDHLKEEKLREKAKELWDWLRQLEGEKFDLQDQHTRQKYEITVLRNRVSDHQKVSKGSRSKRGLRK, translated from the exons ATGGAAAAGGATCTGACTGAGCTCCAGACTCTGATTGAAGTTCACTTTGAAAACCGTAAGAAGGAGGAAGACGAGCTCATCCTCCTCACAGATCGCATT GAGAAACGCCGTTCTGAGAGGGCTGAGCAGATGAAGATCAGAGCTGAGAGGGAACGAGAACGGCAGGCCAAACTCGCT GAAGAAAAGGCCAGAAAAGAGGATGAAGAGGCAAAGAAGAAAGCAGATGAAGATGCAAGGAAGAAGATGATTCTATCCAACCTGAGTTTCACTGGATACAAG CAGGCACAACCTGGGACAAAAAGACAAACGGAAagagaaaagaagaggaagatcCTAAACGATCGTCGTAAGGAGCTAAACATTGATCACCTGAAGGAGGAAAAACTCAG AGAAAAGGCAAAGGAACTGTGGGATTGGCTGCGCCAGCTTGAAGGAGAGAAATTTGACCTTCAGGACCAGCACACAAGGCAGAAGTATGAG ATCACAGTGCTGAGAAATCGAGTTTCTGATCATCAGAAAGT CTCAAAGGGCAGCAGGAGCAAACGAGGCCTGAGGAAGTAA
- the LOC107385037 gene encoding plakophilin-1 has protein sequence MSGLDPLMMGISIGNKDNTSLALPSVNQHRTGQERVREQVQSVRRTKLRHPSTMSGSTSLSPTSPSHESNGNLFFGNGFPKSYSIDRSLSSPQNSNNKITSMRTNTTFSRYMRNYSVTGPKPAGQLNSSRSEPSWSYGAPRPSIPTQRLPSNTGIYRNQQCSSKFIRKNTSRPHPVDVPNGSYPTKTNNYLKASRTDMRQTQSMTLVTDGPTKTTKSEANMAKVNMKEAVEFLYSKDENYQLFGASCIQQNTFNNDRSKEEVLKLKGIPALLALLPSSNSMVKHVVSATLRNLSFKSSPNKEEIFHCGGITMITDQLKQSGSVDLDKQLTGLLWNLSSEDDLKSVLLRESLSTLMERVIVPNTKTPDITSNANRDPYVFTNATACLRNLSSGNQNSRQTMRKCPGLVDSLVNYLKSCEEKDVDDEPLENSVCILHNLTFQLEAEVPSLFERIKTLIPANRSQIQNSGSAVGCFNPPGKSSEHDRPFDYPVVENPHPSGVGWLIHSKLLQSYLSLLKRSQRDELKKACCGSMHNLTASKGIVSEVIGQIIVKKLYGMQAIAPLLKSNKDDLQRAAMSLLINLLKNENLYSLIGREALPRLIDVLGHTEVTAESDDTYAMACQSTTVLLLNNPESNKNYLTNNLIKLLSNHSNTCHPKSSKAAAILLYRIWADKDLQSYVKKNGMNKSMFVNDTTTAACSSLTEH, from the exons ATGTCCGGCCTGGATCCGCTGATGATGGGGATCTCCATCGGGAACAAGGACAACACTTCTCTGGCTCTGCCTTCCGTGAACCAGCACCGGACGGGACAGGAGCGCGTGCGGGAGCAAGTGCAGTCTGTCAGGAGGACCAAGTTGAGACACCCCAGCACCATGAGCGGATCCACTTCTCTGTCTCCAACAA GTCCTTCGCATGAATCAAACGGAAACCTCTTTTTTGGCAATGGCTTCCCAAAAAGT TACAGCATTGACAGAAGCCTGAGCAGTCCTCAGAAttccaacaacaaaatcacgtCTATGAGGACGAACACAACATTTTCTCGCTACATGAGGAATTATTCCGTCACTGGCCCAAAGCCAGCAGGCCAACTTAACTCCAGCCGGAGCGAGCCTTCCTGGAGCTACGGCGCTCCGAGGCCTTCCATCCCAACGCAGAGGCTGCCATCCAACACGGGCATCTACAGGAACCAGCAATGCTCAAGCAAGTTCATAAGGAAGAACACCTCACGGCCTCACCCTGTGGATGTTCCAAATGGTTCATatccaacaaaaacaaacaactattTGAAAGCGAGTCGAACGGACATGAGACAGACTCAATCAATGACCTTGGTCACCGATGGTCCAACCAAAACAACAAAGTCAGA AGCAAATATGGCCAAAGTCAACATGAAGGAGGCTGTGGAGTTTCTTTACAGCAAGGATGAGAATTATCAGCTCTTTGGTGCTTCCTGCATTCAGCAAAACACTTTCAATAACGACAGATCAAAAGAAGAG GTATTGAAGCTAAAGGGCATCCCTGCCCTGCTGGCCCTTCTGCCCAGCTCCAATTCAATGGTCAAACACGTAGTCTCCGCCACCCTGCGTAACTTGTCCTTCAAGAGCAGCCCCAACAAAGAGGAGATATTTCACTGTGGTGGCATCACGATGATCACGGATCAGCTCAAACAATCCGGCTCCGTAGACCTCGACAAACAACTCACAG GTCTCCTGTGGAACTTATCCTCTGAAGATGACCTGAAGTCGGTATTGTTAAGGGAGAGTCTGTCCACTCTAATGGAGCGTGTGATCGTCCCAAACACAAAGACTCCGGACATCACCAGCAATGCAAACAGAGACCCTTATGTCTTCACTAATGCTACAGCATGCCTCCG AAACCTCAGCAGCGGCAACCAAAACAGCAGACAGACCATGAGGAAATGTCCAGGTCTGGTCGACTCTTTAGTCAATTACCTGAAAAGCTGTGAGGAGAAAGATGTTGATGATGAG CCATTAGAGAACAGTGTGTGCATCCTGCACAATCTGACGTTCCAGCTGGAAGCAGAGGTTCCTTCTCTGTTCGAGAGGATCAAAACGTTGATTCCTGCCAACAGGAGTCAGATTCAGAACAGTGGGAGTGCTGTTGGCTGCTTCAATCCACCAGGCAAATCCTCAGAGCATGAC CGCCCCTTTGACTATCCAGTCGTCGAGAATCCGCATCCCAGTGGGGTGGGTTGGTTGATCCACTCCAAACTCCTGCAGAGTtacttgtctctgctgaagaggaGTCAGCGGGATGAGCTGAAGAAAGCCTGCTGTGGGTCCATGCACAATCTCACCGCTTCTAAAGGCATT GTTTCTGAAGTAATCGGTCAGATCATTGTGAAGAAATTATATGGCATGCAGGCTATCGCCCCTCTCCTAAAGTCCAACAAAGATGACTTGCAGAGGGCCGCCATGTCGTTGCTAATTAACCTGCTAAAGAACGAAAATTTGTACAGTCTCATCG GTCGTGAAGCTCTCCCAAGGCTGATTGATGTTCTCGGACACACTGAAGTGACCGCAGAGTCTGATGACACATACGCCATGGCGTGCCAGTCCACCACCGTCCTGCTTCTGAATAACCCGGAGTCCAACAAAAATTACTTAACAAACAACTTGATCAAACTCCTGAGTAATCACAGCAACAC CTGTCACCCCAAATCCAGCAAAGCTGCAGCCATTCTTCTCTACAGAATCTGGGCAGATAAAGATCTGCAAAGCTACGTGAAAAAG AATGGGATGAACAAGTCGATGTTTGTTAACGACACGACGACAGCAGCATGCAGTTCGCTCACTGAGCATTGA